A DNA window from Aspergillus nidulans FGSC A4 chromosome I contains the following coding sequences:
- a CDS encoding microfibrillar-associated 1 family protein (transcript_id=CADANIAT00007623), translating into MPPPFPTSHRGMTANPQRPARYRPGKPIAEEPSSEEEEEEEVNEEIQGEQERKRLEQQRQKQAAPKATSFPGTRTVTKDIKDVKVQQEDDDDEEGFVTEEEDEGVAIARDIVAAQVAKPAEKEQEEEEEEEEESEEEESSDEESSSEDEAPRRVLLRPTFIKKDKRTNGATDHQGAAAADSIAEAEARKAQRQEKADALVREQIEKDAIARSSANKAWDDDEAMANEEAAIDDTDGKDPEAEYAAWKLRELKRIKREREAIEAAEKEREEVERRRNLTAEEREREDQEFLAKQKEEREASRGQTGYMQRYFHKGAFFRPDLEKEGLDKRNVMGARFADDVARETLPQYMQIRDMTKLGKKGRTRYKDLRTEDTGRFGEGFGNRRRQEAPVGVTDERFLPDRGFDKKGPTGANASVWTTLVRLKSIGSLACSLLILIYAG; encoded by the exons ATGCCGCCGCCCTTCCCAACCTCCCATCGCGGGATGACCGCAAATCCCCAGAGACCTGCGCGATACCGACCTGGAAAGCCAATCGCGGAGGAACCATCctctgaagaggaagaggaagaggaggtaaATGAGGAGATCCAGGGGGaacaagaaaggaagaggctAGAGCAACAAAGACAGAAACAGGCGGCCCCAAAGGCTACCTCTTTTCCGGGGACGAGGACTGTAACAAAGGACATTAAGGATGTCAAGGTTCAgcaggaagacgatgatgatgaggaggggTTCGTtactgaggaagaggacgaagggGTTGCGATTGCTCGCGATATTGTGGCAGCTCAGGTAGCAAAGCCCGCTGAgaaggaacaagaagaagaggaagaagaagaagaagaaagtgaagaagaggaaagctcCGACGAGGAAAGTAGCTCCGAAGACGAAGCGCCCCGGCGTGTCCTCCTCCGCCCAACCTTTATCAAAAAAGACAAACGCACCAACGGCGCAACAGACCACCAAggcgccgcagccgcagacTCCAtagccgaagccgaagcgcGCAAAGCTCAGCGGCAGGAGAAAGCAGATGCGCTGGTTCGAGAGCAAATTGAGAAAGATGCCATCGCGCGGAGCTCTGCGAATAAAGCCTgggatgacgatgaagcAATGGCAAACGAGGAGGCGGCTATTGACGATACAGATGGAAAGGATCCGGAAGCTGAATACGCAGCTTGGAAACTGCGAGAGTTGAAACGCATCAAACGTGAGCGTGAGGCTATTGAAGCGGCAGAGAAGGAACGCGAGGAGGTCGAGCGCCGGCGGAACCTAACAGCagaagagcgcgagcgagaGGATCAAGAATTTCTCGCTaaacagaaagaggagcGTGAGGCTTCGCGCGGCCAGACTGGATATATGCAGCGGTACTTCCACAAGGGTGCATTTTTCCGCCCCGATctcgagaaggaaggtctTGATAAACGTAATGTCATGGGCGCGCGATTCGCAGACGATGTTGCTCGGGAGACATTACCGCAGTATATGCAAATTCGAGACATGACGAAACTCGGAAAGAAGGGCCGCACGCGATACAAAGATCTCCGGACTGAGGATACGGGGAGGTTCGGTGAGGGTTTTGGTAATCGACGAAGACAGGAAGCTCCAGTAGGGGTTACGGATGAACGGTTCTTGCCTGATCGAGGCTTTGATAAGAAGGGTCCCACTGGTGCAAATGCTTCTGTT TGGACAACTCTTGTTCGTCTTAAGAGCATCGGATCACTTGCTTGTTCACTCTTGATTCTCATTTACGCGGGATAG